The following coding sequences are from one Brienomyrus brachyistius isolate T26 chromosome 2, BBRACH_0.4, whole genome shotgun sequence window:
- the ptger4a gene encoding prostaglandin E receptor 4 (subtype EP4) a isoform X2, giving the protein MTNSTGAHRTRDPTIPCIMFIFGVVGNVIAIVVLCKSRREQKETTFYTLVCGLAITDLLGTLLASPVTIATYVKGSWPGGDPLCQYFGIILLFFSLAGLSIICAMSIERYMAINHAYFYNHYVDQRLAGLTLLSIYIVSISFCALPSMGLGEVKKQHPQTWCFIDWRSNVSRHAAFSYMYAGFSSFLILATVICNALVSSALIRMHRRFVRRTSLGKEQGESGDLRRRRSFRRMAGAEIQMVILLIFTSAVILICSIPLVVFVNQLYQPEVELRLEKNPDLQAIRFASVNPILDPWIYILLRKTVLLKVKEKIKWLFCKIGSRHKQQHREGVHYMDGHHLSSIGSRSSSLLVSQRERKASSSTSQTFLYISDNSHSFSSSSFKIGQVGSAFSVFQS; this is encoded by the exons ATGACGAACAGCACCGGGGCACATAGGACAAGAGACCCAACTATACCTTGTATTATGTTCATATTCGGAGTGGTCGGTAACGTGATCGCTATTGTCGTGCTTTGCAAGTCAAGAAGGGAGCAAAAAGAGACCACGTTTTATACCTTGGTTTGTGGACTAGCGATTACTGATCTTTTGGGAACTTTGCTTGCAAGTCCTGTGACTATAGCCACTTATGTGAAGGGTTCTTGGCCTGGGGGAGACCCGCTCTGCCAGTACTTCGGCATCATCCTTCTCTTCTTCTCTTTGGCCGGACTCAGCATAATCTGTGCCATGTCGATCGAAAGGTACATGGCTATTAACCACGCGTACTTCTACAACCATTACGTGGACCAGAGACTGGCGGGCTTGACCCTCTTAAGCATCTACATCGTCAGCATTTCATTCTGCGCTTTGCCCAGCATGGGTCTGGGTGAGGTGAAGAAGCAGCATCCGCAGACTTGGTGCTTCATTGACTGGCGGAGTAACGTCAGCAGGCACGCCGCCTTCTCCTACATGTATGCCGGCTTCAGTTCTTTCCTCATCCTGGCCACGGTGATCTGCAACGCTTTGGTCAGCAGCGCTCTGATCAGGATGCACAGGAGGTTTGTCCGCAGGACATCTCTCGGAAAAGAGCAGGGAGAAAGCGGCGACCTTCGCAGGAGACGGAGCTTTCGGCGGATGGCGGGCGCGGAGATTCAGATGGTCATTTTATTAATATTCACGTCTGCAGTCATACTCATCTGCTCTATTCCACTTGTG GTCTTTGTCAACCAGCTGTACCAGCCGGAGGTGGAGTTAAGGTTGGAGAAAAACCCTGATCTGCAAGCCATCCGCTTTGCCTCCGTCAACCCCATCCTGGACCCCTGGATCTACATCTTGCTGCGAAAGACTGTACTTCTCAAGGTCAAAGAGAAGATCAAGTGGCTCTTCTGCAAAATCGGCAGCCGCCACAAGCAGCAGCATCGGGAAGGCGTCCACTACATGGATGGACATCACCTGTCCTCCATTGGTTCACGCAGCTCCTCCCTGCTGGTGTCCCAGAGGGAACGGAAGGCATCCTCCAGCACTTCACAGACGTTCCTCTATATCTCTGATAACAGCCACAGCTTCTCCTCTAGCAGCTTCAAGATCGGTCAGGTGGGCTCTGCCTTTTCAGTGTTTCAGTCGTGA
- the ptger4a gene encoding prostaglandin E receptor 4 (subtype EP4) a isoform X1 — MTNSTGAHRTRDPTIPCIMFIFGVVGNVIAIVVLCKSRREQKETTFYTLVCGLAITDLLGTLLASPVTIATYVKGSWPGGDPLCQYFGIILLFFSLAGLSIICAMSIERYMAINHAYFYNHYVDQRLAGLTLLSIYIVSISFCALPSMGLGEVKKQHPQTWCFIDWRSNVSRHAAFSYMYAGFSSFLILATVICNALVSSALIRMHRRFVRRTSLGKEQGESGDLRRRRSFRRMAGAEIQMVILLIFTSAVILICSIPLVVQVFVNQLYQPEVELRLEKNPDLQAIRFASVNPILDPWIYILLRKTVLLKVKEKIKWLFCKIGSRHKQQHREGVHYMDGHHLSSIGSRSSSLLVSQRERKASSSTSQTFLYISDNSHSFSSSSFKIGQVGSAFSVFQS; from the exons ATGACGAACAGCACCGGGGCACATAGGACAAGAGACCCAACTATACCTTGTATTATGTTCATATTCGGAGTGGTCGGTAACGTGATCGCTATTGTCGTGCTTTGCAAGTCAAGAAGGGAGCAAAAAGAGACCACGTTTTATACCTTGGTTTGTGGACTAGCGATTACTGATCTTTTGGGAACTTTGCTTGCAAGTCCTGTGACTATAGCCACTTATGTGAAGGGTTCTTGGCCTGGGGGAGACCCGCTCTGCCAGTACTTCGGCATCATCCTTCTCTTCTTCTCTTTGGCCGGACTCAGCATAATCTGTGCCATGTCGATCGAAAGGTACATGGCTATTAACCACGCGTACTTCTACAACCATTACGTGGACCAGAGACTGGCGGGCTTGACCCTCTTAAGCATCTACATCGTCAGCATTTCATTCTGCGCTTTGCCCAGCATGGGTCTGGGTGAGGTGAAGAAGCAGCATCCGCAGACTTGGTGCTTCATTGACTGGCGGAGTAACGTCAGCAGGCACGCCGCCTTCTCCTACATGTATGCCGGCTTCAGTTCTTTCCTCATCCTGGCCACGGTGATCTGCAACGCTTTGGTCAGCAGCGCTCTGATCAGGATGCACAGGAGGTTTGTCCGCAGGACATCTCTCGGAAAAGAGCAGGGAGAAAGCGGCGACCTTCGCAGGAGACGGAGCTTTCGGCGGATGGCGGGCGCGGAGATTCAGATGGTCATTTTATTAATATTCACGTCTGCAGTCATACTCATCTGCTCTATTCCACTTGTG GTGCAGGTCTTTGTCAACCAGCTGTACCAGCCGGAGGTGGAGTTAAGGTTGGAGAAAAACCCTGATCTGCAAGCCATCCGCTTTGCCTCCGTCAACCCCATCCTGGACCCCTGGATCTACATCTTGCTGCGAAAGACTGTACTTCTCAAGGTCAAAGAGAAGATCAAGTGGCTCTTCTGCAAAATCGGCAGCCGCCACAAGCAGCAGCATCGGGAAGGCGTCCACTACATGGATGGACATCACCTGTCCTCCATTGGTTCACGCAGCTCCTCCCTGCTGGTGTCCCAGAGGGAACGGAAGGCATCCTCCAGCACTTCACAGACGTTCCTCTATATCTCTGATAACAGCCACAGCTTCTCCTCTAGCAGCTTCAAGATCGGTCAGGTGGGCTCTGCCTTTTCAGTGTTTCAGTCGTGA